The following proteins are encoded in a genomic region of Glycine max cultivar Williams 82 chromosome 18, Glycine_max_v4.0, whole genome shotgun sequence:
- the LOC100812876 gene encoding ELMO domain-containing protein A isoform X1: protein MDDRGGSFVAVRRISQGLDRSNTCHSSSAEFVTGSTAWLGRGLSCVCAQRRESDARPSFDLTPAQEECLQRLQNRIDIPYDGSIPEHQDALRALWSAAFPEEELHGLISEQWKNMGWQGKDPSTDFRGGGFISLENLLFFARNFPVLPDTFFAFLLDPNSPRKSFQDLLRKQEGDRSVWEYPFAVAGVNITFMLIQMLDLEAVKPRTLVGATFLKFLAENDSAFDLLYCITFKMMDQQWLSMRASYMDFNTVMKSTRRQLEKELLLEDIMRLEDVPSYKLLTR from the exons ATGGACGATAGAGGCGGTTCCTTCGTCGCCGTGAGAAGAATTTCGCAGGGTCTTGATCGAAGCAACACGTGCCATTCAAGTtccg CTGAGTTTGTGACAGGATCAACAGCATGGCTTGGCAGAGGTCTGTCCTGTGTCTGTGCACAGAGAAGAGAAAGCGATGCCAGACCCTCTTTTGATTTAACTCCGGCCCAG GAGGAGTGCTTGCAGAGGCTACAGAATCGCATTGATATTCCATATGATGGTTCTATCCCTGAGCACCAG GATGCCCTAAGAGCTTTATGGAGTGCTGCATTTCCTGAAGAAGAACTCCATGGTTTGATTTCTGAGCAGTGGAAGAACATGGGCTGGCAAGGGAAGGATCCATCAACAGATTTTAG GGGTGGTGGTTTCATATCATTGGagaatttgttgttttttgctAGGAATTTCCCG GTTTTACCAGACACATTTTTTGCGTTTCTTTTAGACCCTAATTCCCCAAGG AAATCTTTTCAAGACCTTTTACGGAAGCAGGAAGGAGATCGGTCAGTGTGGGAATATCCATTTGCTGTTGCTGGTGTTAACATCACATTCATGCTTATTcagatgctggatcttgaagcaG TCAAACCTCGGACACTGGTGGGAGCAACTTTCCTAAAATTTCTTGCAG AAAATGATTCAGCTTTTGATCTTCTCTATTGCATAACATTCAAGATGATGGATCAACAATGGCTTTCTATGCGTGCTTCATATATGGATTTTAAT ACAGTAATGAAGTCTACTCGCCGTCAGCTGGAGAAAGAGCTTCTGCTTGAAGACATAATGCGGCTAGAAGATGTACCCTCATACAAACTTCTCACACGATAG
- the LOC100812876 gene encoding ELMO domain-containing protein A isoform X3, which translates to MDDRGGSFVAVRRISQGLDRSNTCHSSSAEFVTGSTAWLGRGLSCVCAQRRESDARPSFDLTPAQEECLQRLQNRIDIPYDGSIPEHQDALRALWSAAFPEEELHGLISEQWKNMGWQGKDPSTDFRGGGFISLENLLFFARNFPKSFQDLLRKQEGDRSVWEYPFAVAGVNITFMLIQMLDLEAVKPRTLVGATFLKFLAENDSAFDLLYCITFKMMDQQWLSMRASYMDFNTVMKSTRRQLEKELLLEDIMRLEDVPSYKLLTR; encoded by the exons ATGGACGATAGAGGCGGTTCCTTCGTCGCCGTGAGAAGAATTTCGCAGGGTCTTGATCGAAGCAACACGTGCCATTCAAGTtccg CTGAGTTTGTGACAGGATCAACAGCATGGCTTGGCAGAGGTCTGTCCTGTGTCTGTGCACAGAGAAGAGAAAGCGATGCCAGACCCTCTTTTGATTTAACTCCGGCCCAG GAGGAGTGCTTGCAGAGGCTACAGAATCGCATTGATATTCCATATGATGGTTCTATCCCTGAGCACCAG GATGCCCTAAGAGCTTTATGGAGTGCTGCATTTCCTGAAGAAGAACTCCATGGTTTGATTTCTGAGCAGTGGAAGAACATGGGCTGGCAAGGGAAGGATCCATCAACAGATTTTAG GGGTGGTGGTTTCATATCATTGGagaatttgttgttttttgctAGGAATTTCCCG AAATCTTTTCAAGACCTTTTACGGAAGCAGGAAGGAGATCGGTCAGTGTGGGAATATCCATTTGCTGTTGCTGGTGTTAACATCACATTCATGCTTATTcagatgctggatcttgaagcaG TCAAACCTCGGACACTGGTGGGAGCAACTTTCCTAAAATTTCTTGCAG AAAATGATTCAGCTTTTGATCTTCTCTATTGCATAACATTCAAGATGATGGATCAACAATGGCTTTCTATGCGTGCTTCATATATGGATTTTAAT ACAGTAATGAAGTCTACTCGCCGTCAGCTGGAGAAAGAGCTTCTGCTTGAAGACATAATGCGGCTAGAAGATGTACCCTCATACAAACTTCTCACACGATAG
- the LOC100812876 gene encoding ELMO domain-containing protein A isoform X2: MDDRGGSFVAVRRISQGLDRSNTCHSSSAEFVTGSTAWLGRGLSCVCAQRRESDARPSFDLTPAQEECLQRLQNRIDIPYDGSIPEHQDALRALWSAAFPEEELHGLISEQWKNMGWQGKDPSTDFRGGGFISLENLLFFARNFPVLPDTFFAFLLDPNSPRKSFQDLLRKQEGDRSVWEYPFAVAGVNITFMLIQMLDLEAENDSAFDLLYCITFKMMDQQWLSMRASYMDFNTVMKSTRRQLEKELLLEDIMRLEDVPSYKLLTR; encoded by the exons ATGGACGATAGAGGCGGTTCCTTCGTCGCCGTGAGAAGAATTTCGCAGGGTCTTGATCGAAGCAACACGTGCCATTCAAGTtccg CTGAGTTTGTGACAGGATCAACAGCATGGCTTGGCAGAGGTCTGTCCTGTGTCTGTGCACAGAGAAGAGAAAGCGATGCCAGACCCTCTTTTGATTTAACTCCGGCCCAG GAGGAGTGCTTGCAGAGGCTACAGAATCGCATTGATATTCCATATGATGGTTCTATCCCTGAGCACCAG GATGCCCTAAGAGCTTTATGGAGTGCTGCATTTCCTGAAGAAGAACTCCATGGTTTGATTTCTGAGCAGTGGAAGAACATGGGCTGGCAAGGGAAGGATCCATCAACAGATTTTAG GGGTGGTGGTTTCATATCATTGGagaatttgttgttttttgctAGGAATTTCCCG GTTTTACCAGACACATTTTTTGCGTTTCTTTTAGACCCTAATTCCCCAAGG AAATCTTTTCAAGACCTTTTACGGAAGCAGGAAGGAGATCGGTCAGTGTGGGAATATCCATTTGCTGTTGCTGGTGTTAACATCACATTCATGCTTATTcagatgctggatcttgaagcaG AAAATGATTCAGCTTTTGATCTTCTCTATTGCATAACATTCAAGATGATGGATCAACAATGGCTTTCTATGCGTGCTTCATATATGGATTTTAAT ACAGTAATGAAGTCTACTCGCCGTCAGCTGGAGAAAGAGCTTCTGCTTGAAGACATAATGCGGCTAGAAGATGTACCCTCATACAAACTTCTCACACGATAG
- the LOC100812876 gene encoding ELMO domain-containing protein A isoform X4, translating into MDDRGGSFVAVRRISQGLDRSNTCHSSSAEFVTGSTAWLGRGLSCVCAQRRESDARPSFDLTPAQEECLQRLQNRIDIPYDGSIPEHQDALRALWSAAFPEEELHGLISEQWKNMGWQGKDPSTDFRGGGFISLENLLFFARNFPKSFQDLLRKQEGDRSVWEYPFAVAGVNITFMLIQMLDLEAENDSAFDLLYCITFKMMDQQWLSMRASYMDFNTVMKSTRRQLEKELLLEDIMRLEDVPSYKLLTR; encoded by the exons ATGGACGATAGAGGCGGTTCCTTCGTCGCCGTGAGAAGAATTTCGCAGGGTCTTGATCGAAGCAACACGTGCCATTCAAGTtccg CTGAGTTTGTGACAGGATCAACAGCATGGCTTGGCAGAGGTCTGTCCTGTGTCTGTGCACAGAGAAGAGAAAGCGATGCCAGACCCTCTTTTGATTTAACTCCGGCCCAG GAGGAGTGCTTGCAGAGGCTACAGAATCGCATTGATATTCCATATGATGGTTCTATCCCTGAGCACCAG GATGCCCTAAGAGCTTTATGGAGTGCTGCATTTCCTGAAGAAGAACTCCATGGTTTGATTTCTGAGCAGTGGAAGAACATGGGCTGGCAAGGGAAGGATCCATCAACAGATTTTAG GGGTGGTGGTTTCATATCATTGGagaatttgttgttttttgctAGGAATTTCCCG AAATCTTTTCAAGACCTTTTACGGAAGCAGGAAGGAGATCGGTCAGTGTGGGAATATCCATTTGCTGTTGCTGGTGTTAACATCACATTCATGCTTATTcagatgctggatcttgaagcaG AAAATGATTCAGCTTTTGATCTTCTCTATTGCATAACATTCAAGATGATGGATCAACAATGGCTTTCTATGCGTGCTTCATATATGGATTTTAAT ACAGTAATGAAGTCTACTCGCCGTCAGCTGGAGAAAGAGCTTCTGCTTGAAGACATAATGCGGCTAGAAGATGTACCCTCATACAAACTTCTCACACGATAG